The following coding sequences are from one Paenibacillus sp. FSL R5-0912 window:
- a CDS encoding peptidoglycan D,D-transpeptidase FtsI family protein, translating into MRWFGKPGSRPDGGSARNYLSLRINLFFFGTFFIFCIIIIRLAGLQFVESPELTEVEASRETKDVPLAAIRGIIHAAGGEKLAYSTSIQSLYITLTKEYTAKAKNKDTGVYDFTAEAKASTNSLVARLTSVFNEYGDPSAKKLSQEDILALLDLDYKKSLGYVPRKIKTGLTVKEVAHLMENKERYPGLAVVEESVRHYDKDTVAVQTVGYMKLFRSTEDYDIYKNIRNAMKQTGADPGLAYREDEFVGIYGLEQQYQRELRGKNGYQTLSVNPQNMAEEVIASVPPVKGNDIWTTINKSVQMKTEQAIMDQISWLHTNPVQGKYHPDALTGYAVAMEVDTGNVVAMASMPDYDTNVWNAEKLLPEVYEKIKNNNQNGTINQNTSGVSGNGLKSLIFLGSTIKPLSVLVGLNEGLFNTTDTYIDKGIAYFGKDDSSSVSNSSGHVLGPLDPAKAIQESSNAFMVDWVGNALYKKYQGEGIAVWDKYMKAFGLGVSTQSGLPGESAGVADYINTEQAGSVQAALVFASFGQKGKYTALQLAQYTATLANEGERIKPQLVSRITDAEGHTVKGFGREVLDKITFDPSYWKEIKQGMNTTVKVFDGFPYDFARKTGTSEMDAYGAVRDNGVFIAYAPREHPKLAVAVIIPEGGFGSNSAAPVARKIFEAYDSEYGLDGVPKKNLPPVAQEQESTVN; encoded by the coding sequence GTGAGATGGTTCGGTAAGCCGGGCTCCCGCCCGGATGGAGGTTCTGCCCGAAACTACCTGAGTTTACGCATAAATCTGTTTTTCTTCGGCACTTTTTTTATTTTTTGCATCATTATTATCCGCCTTGCAGGGCTGCAGTTTGTGGAGAGTCCTGAGCTTACTGAGGTCGAGGCCAGCCGGGAGACCAAGGATGTGCCGCTTGCGGCGATCCGGGGAATTATTCATGCTGCCGGCGGCGAGAAACTTGCCTATTCCACATCCATACAGTCGTTATATATCACTTTAACCAAGGAATATACAGCCAAAGCCAAGAACAAGGACACCGGAGTATATGACTTCACTGCTGAAGCCAAGGCAAGTACGAATTCACTGGTGGCGCGGCTCACGTCAGTTTTTAATGAATATGGTGATCCTTCCGCCAAAAAGCTCTCGCAGGAGGATATCCTTGCTCTGCTGGATCTTGATTATAAGAAATCACTCGGCTATGTCCCGCGCAAAATCAAGACGGGCCTGACGGTGAAGGAAGTCGCTCATCTCATGGAGAACAAGGAACGCTATCCTGGATTAGCTGTTGTGGAAGAAAGCGTCCGCCATTATGACAAGGATACAGTGGCAGTTCAGACGGTAGGCTATATGAAGCTGTTCCGTTCGACAGAGGACTATGATATATACAAGAATATTCGTAATGCCATGAAACAAACGGGCGCTGATCCCGGCCTGGCTTACAGGGAAGATGAATTTGTCGGTATCTATGGTCTCGAGCAGCAATATCAGCGAGAACTTAGGGGAAAGAATGGTTATCAGACCCTCTCCGTTAATCCGCAGAACATGGCTGAGGAAGTCATTGCATCGGTTCCGCCTGTCAAGGGCAACGATATCTGGACGACGATCAATAAAAGCGTGCAAATGAAGACAGAGCAGGCGATTATGGATCAGATCAGCTGGCTGCATACCAATCCGGTCCAAGGCAAATATCATCCGGATGCCCTGACCGGGTATGCGGTTGCGATGGAAGTCGATACAGGCAATGTAGTCGCAATGGCCAGTATGCCGGACTATGATACAAATGTCTGGAACGCCGAGAAGCTGCTGCCGGAAGTGTATGAGAAGATTAAGAATAATAACCAGAACGGCACGATTAACCAGAATACCTCCGGTGTCTCAGGGAATGGCCTGAAGTCACTGATTTTCCTGGGTTCCACAATCAAACCGTTAAGTGTGTTAGTTGGTCTCAATGAAGGTTTATTCAACACGACTGACACTTATATAGACAAGGGAATCGCGTATTTCGGCAAGGATGACAGTTCCTCCGTAAGCAATTCCTCCGGCCACGTCCTGGGGCCGCTTGATCCCGCTAAGGCGATCCAGGAGTCATCCAATGCTTTTATGGTAGACTGGGTCGGCAATGCACTCTATAAGAAGTATCAGGGTGAAGGAATCGCAGTGTGGGACAAGTATATGAAGGCCTTCGGACTTGGGGTGTCGACACAAAGCGGACTGCCGGGTGAGAGTGCCGGAGTTGCCGATTATATCAATACGGAGCAAGCGGGCTCTGTCCAGGCGGCGTTAGTCTTTGCTTCCTTCGGTCAAAAAGGCAAGTATACCGCACTGCAGCTTGCCCAGTATACAGCAACGCTTGCCAATGAAGGGGAACGGATCAAGCCGCAGCTGGTCAGCAGGATTACAGATGCCGAGGGCCATACGGTTAAGGGATTCGGACGGGAAGTTCTGGACAAAATTACGTTTGATCCTTCGTACTGGAAGGAGATCAAGCAGGGGATGAACACGACAGTTAAGGTGTTTGACGGATTCCCGTATGACTTCGCCCGCAAGACAGGGACCTCTGAAATGGATGCGTACGGTGCGGTCCGTGACAACGGAGTCTTCATTGCTTATGCTCCGCGTGAGCATCCCAAGCTTGCTGTAGCGGTGATTATTCCGGAAGGCGGCTTTGGATCGAACAGTGCTGCACCGGTGGCCCGTAAAATATTTGAAGCCTATGACTCAGAATACGGGCTCGATGGAGTTCCCAAAAAAAATCTTCCGCCAGTAGCGCAGGAACAAGAATCGACTGTCAACTAA